Part of the Variovorax sp. PAMC 28711 genome is shown below.
CGCGTCACGCTCGAGAGCATGCCCTTGGGGTTGTACTCGGCCAGGTAGATGCCGGCCATGATGCCGATCGGCGTGCCGACGAAGGCCGCCATGCCGACCATCATGAGCGAACCGAAAATCGCGTTGGCGATGCCGCCCGCCTCGTTCGGCGGCGGCGTCATTTCGGTGAAGGTGGCGATCGCCAGCCCGCCGATGCCCTGGCGCAGCGTTTCCCACAAAATCCACACCAGCCAGAACACACCGAACGCCATCGCGGCGAGCGACAGCGCCAGGGCCAGCTGGTTGATGCGCTTGCGCGTCGCGAAACGCGCCGCACGCGTTTCGTTGAGCGTTTGGACCGCGAGCAATTTTTCAGCGGTGGTCACGAGGCTTTCCCTTCGCTTTTCTTCATCTGTGCGAGCAGCATCTTGGAGAGCGTGAGCACGACGAAAGTGATGAAGAACAGCACGAGGCCCAGATACATCAGCGCGGCCTGGTGCAGGCCGGCGCCGGCTTCGGCGAATTCGTTGGCGAGCACCGAGGTGATGCTGCTCGCGGCTTCGAACACCGACAGCGAGTTGAGCTGGTTGGCATTGCCGATCACGAACGTGACCGCCATCGTTTCGCCAAGCGCACGACCCAGGCCGAGCATGATCCCGCCCACGACGCCGGCCTTGGTGTACGGCAGCACCACCTTGGAAACGACTTCCCAGGTGGTCGAACCGAGACCGTAGGCCGATTCCTTGAGCAACGCGGGCGTCACTTCGAACACGTCGCGCATCACCGAGGCGATGAACGGAATGATCATGATCGCCAGGATGATGCCGGCGGACAGGATGCCGATACCGACGGGCGGCCCGGACACCAGCGCGCCGAGGTACGGCACGCCTTCAAAGAGCTTCTGCAGCGGCTGCTGCACGTAAGTGCTCAGGATCGGGCCGAACACCAGCAAGCCCCACATGCCATAGACGATCGACGGCACGGCCGCGAGCAGCTCGATCGCGGTGCCGAGCGGGCGCTTGAGCCACGACGGCGAGAGTTCGGTCAGGAACAGCGCGATGCCGAAGCTCACCGGCACGGCGATGACCAGTGCGATGAACGAGGTCGCCAGCGTGCCGTAGATCATCACGAGGCCGCCGTACTCCTCCTTCACCGGGTCCCAAGTCGTGCTGGTCAGGAAACCGAGGCCGTACTTGGAGATGGCGGGCCAGGCGCCGACGAAGAGCGACAGCAGGATGCCGAACAGCAGCAGCATCGTGAGGAGCGCGGCGCCCATCGCGGCCATGCCGAACAACCTGTCGGTGAGCGCACCGGTGCGCGGTCGTTTGGCCGGCGTCGGGCTGGAAGGCGTGGCACGCCCGGCCGCGAGGTCGAGCGTGGTGGCGTTGGCGGGAAATGTGGATGACAAGGGTCGCTCCGAAGGTGACGAAGGCGGCGCGGCATCGAACGGGGAAGAACTCATGTGCGCGCCGGACCCGATTTACTTGGCAGCCGCAGGTGCGACGGTCTTGCCCGAGGTGTCTTTGATGTCGCCCCATGCCTTGGCGATGGCCGTCTTCACGGTGTCGGGCATCGGCACGTAGTCGAGGTCGTCGGCCGTCTTGTCGCCGCTCTTGTAGGCCCAGTCGAAGAACTTCAGCACGCTGGTCGCGTTCGCGGGCTTGTCCTGCACCTTGTGCATCAGGATGAAGGTCGCACCGGTGATCGGCCAAGCGTCCTTGCCGGCCTGGTTGGTCAGCACCTGGTAGAAGCTCTTGTTCCAGTCGGCATTGGCTGCGGCAGCCTTGAACGCGTTGTCGTCGGGCGACACGATGGTGCCGGCCGCGTTTTGCATCTGCGCGTAGGTCATCTTGTTCTGCTTGACGTAGGCGTATTCGACGTAGCCGATCGAGTTCGGCAGTTGCTTCACGAAAGCGGCGACGCCTTCGTTGCCCTTACCGCCGGTGCCCACCGGCCAATTGACGGCCGTGCCTTCACCGACCTTCGACTTCCACTCGGCGTTGACCTTCGAGAGGTAGTTCGTGAACAGGAAGCTGGTGCCGGAACCGTCGGCGCGGCGCACCGGTGCGATGGTGGCGTCCGGCAATGCGAGGGAACCGTTCAGCGCCTTGATGGCCGGATCGTTCCACTTGGTGATCTTGCCCAGGTAGATGTCGCCGAGCACCGGGCCGCTGAGCTTCAGGTCGCCCGGCTTGATGCCAACGATGTTGACCACGGGAATCACGCCACCGATCACGGTGGGGAACTGCATCAGGCCCTTGGCCGCGAGTTCTTCGTCTTTCAGCGGGGCGTCCGACGCGCCGAAGTCGACCGTCTTGGCTTCGATCTGCTTCAGGCCGGCGCCCGAACCGACCGACTGGTAGTTCACCTGGGTGCCGGTGGCCTTGTTGAAATCGCCGGCCCACTTGGCGTACAGCGGTGCAGGAAAGCTGGCGCCGGCGCCGGTCACGTTCTGGGCAAATGCAAAGGTCGGGACGAATGCGGCGGCGACGAGGCCGGCGGCTGCAAATTTGAATGTCGTTTTCATAAGGCTTCCTTTTGAAGTTCAGCAACAACCCGTTTCGGGCTTGCGGCGACTCTAAAAACCCTGTGTGACAGTGCCGTGACAACCGGGTGACGTCACGGTGACGTCATGCGGCGCGCTTACCATCGAGCCACATGCAAAACGGAACCCGCCTCGCCGCTCTCGATCTCGGCTCCAACAGCTTCCGCCTCGAAATCGGGCAGCTGGACCACGGACAGATCCACCGAACCGAATACCTCAAGGAGACCGTGCGCCAGGGCAACGGCCTCGACAGCCAGCGCAACCTCACGCCCGAGGCCATGCAGCGCGGCTGGGACGCCCTCGCCCGCTTCGGCGAGCGGCTGGCCGGCTTCAAGCGATCGCAGGTGCGCGCCGTCGCCACGCAAACGCTGCGCGAAGCCCGTAACCGCGACGAATTCCTGTTGCGCGCCCGCACCATCCTCGGCTTCGGCATCGACGTGATTCCGGGGCGCGAGGAAGCCCGCCTCATCTACCAGGGCGTCGCACACATGCTGCCGCAGACCGATGCTTCCGACCGCGAACGCCGCCTGGTGATCGACGTCGGCGGCCGGTCGACCGAAATGATCCTCGGCCGCGCGCTCGAAGCGCAGGTGATGGAGTCGTACCGGGTCGGCAGCGTGGCGTGGTCGATGAAGCATTTTCCCGACGGCGCGTTCACCATTGAGGCGTTCCGCACCGCGGAGATCGCCGCCAAGGCCGTGCTGGACGACGCGCTCGCCAGCTACACGCGCGACATGTGGGACGTCGCATACGGCGCCTCCGGCACCATCGGCGCGGTCGGCGACGTGCTGGCGGCGTCCGGCGCGACGCCGGGTCTCGTCACACGCAAGGGCCTCGACTGGTTGCTCGAGCGCCTGCTCAAGGCCGGGAGCGCCGACAAGCTGCGCATCGAAGGCATGCGCGACGACCGCAAGGCGGTGATTGGCGGCGGCGTCAGCGTGCTACGGGCGGTGTTCGACCTGCTCGGCATCGACGAAATGCGCGTCGCCCAGGGGGCGCTGCGCCATGGCGTTCTCTACGAGTTGCTGGAACGAGACGAAGGCGTGGCCGATCTGCGCACCGCCACGGTCGCGCGCCTCGCGAGCCGCTTCGCGGTGGACGGCGCGCAGGCCCGTCGGGTCGGCGAAACGGCGGCGGCGCTGTTCGTGCAGCTCGACCCGGCCGCCCGCTCGGCCAACCCGGTGGGCAGCACCACCAGCCGCGCCGGCCGCGCGCTGCGCAAGCTCGGGTGGGCCGCGCAGTTGCACGAACTCGGCACGCAGGTGTCGCACAGCGACTATCACAAGCATGGCGCCTACATCCTCGACCACTGCGATGCACCGGGCTTCGCCATCAACGAAATGCATGCGCTCAGCCTGCTGGTGCTCGGCCAGCGCGGCAAACTGCGCAAGCTCGAGAACGCACTCGACGACGAGACCTTCGTGATGCAGCTGCTGTCGCTGCGGCTCGCGGTGATCCTCTGCCATGCGCGACGCGATCCGCAGCCCGGCGCGCTGGGTCTGGTGGCCGCCGGCCCCCGCGCTTTCGACGTGGCCTGCCAGGAGGGGTGGTCCGACGCCTATCCGCAGTCGGCGCACCTGCTGCGCGAAGAGGTGCTGGCGTGGCAAAAGACCGGCTGCCGGGTCAGCCTGACCGGCTGCTGAGACGCTAGAGGAATTCCGGCGACTGCACCGTCACCACGACGGTCTGCACGTCGCCGTCCCGCTCGCGCGTGCGAATCCACCACACCGCGCCTTGCGCACCGGGCAGCTGTCCTGCTGCAAGCCGAGCAACCGCGCGATCGCCTGGCCCAGCGAAGGCTGGTGGCCCACCATCAACACCACCGACTTGCCGTTGGGCCAGGCCGCCGCTTCGAGCAGGATGTCGGCCGTCGTGTCCGGTGCCAGTTCTTCGCGCAGCTTGTATTTGCGGCCCAGCGCCAGCACGGTTTGCTCGCAGCGCCGCGCCGGGCTGCTGACGATGCGCGTGCCTTCTGGCAGCTGGCGGTCGAGCCAGCCGGCCATGCGCTTGGCCTGCTTTTCGCCGCGCGAGGTGAGCGAACGGGCAAGGTCGTCGCAGCCGTCGGTCCAGTCATCGGCTTCGGCGTGGCGCCAAAAAATCAGGTCCATGGTCACTCTCGATATCGATTCGGGTCGGTGGGATCAGGCGCCGGCGGTGCGCAGCCCCGCTGCGCCATAGCGGTTCATGAGCGCGCTCTGTGCGCCATGGGCTTCGAGAACGGGCGACGCGCCGCCCTCCTCCGGATGGGTGTCGCCGAGCACGCGCACGTAAGCGCCATCGGCTCCCAGGTCCCAGGCGTCGCAGCCGTCGTGCAAATAGGCCACCAGGCACTCGTCGATCAGGCGCTGGCGCAGGTCGGGGTCGGTCACGGGCCAGGCGAGTTCGATGCGTCGCATCATGTTGCGGTTCATCCAGTCGGCGCTCGACAAATACAGCGACTCGTCGTCGCCCTGCCGGAAATAGAAAACGCGCGAGTGCTCCAGAAAGCGCCCGATGACGGAGCGCACGCGGATGTTGTCGGTGATGCCCGGCACCTGAGCAGGCAAGGTGCAGGCGCCACGCACGATCAGGTCGATCTTCACGCCGCACTGGCCAGCCCGCACGAGCGCGGCAATCAGGCCTTCGTCGGTCAGCGCGTTCATCTTGGCGACGATGCGGGTCGACGAGCCCTGGCGCGCCGCCTGCGCCAGCGCATCGATCTGCGCCACGATGTTCTTGTGCAGGTCGAAGGGCGCCAGCCACATGCGGTTCAGCTTGGGCAGCTTGCTCTGGCTCGCGAGATGCACGAAGACGGCTTCCATGTCGGCCGTCAAAAGAGGATCAGCGGTGAGGTGGCTGATGTCGGTGTAGAGCCGCGCCGTCTGCGGGTTGTAGTTGCCCGTCGACAGGTGGCCGTAGCGCTGCATCTTCTTGCCCTCGCGGCGCGTCACCAGCAGCATCTTGGCGTGCGTCTTGAGGCCGACCACGCCATACACCACCTGCGCACCGATCGACTCCAGCATCTCGGCCCAATTGATGTTGGCCTCTTCGTCGAAACGCGCCTTGAGCTCGACCACCACCGTCACCTCCTTGCCGCGACGCACCGCCTCGCGCAACAGGTCCATGAGTTCGGAGTTGGGGCCGGTGCGGTAGATGGTTTGCTTGATCGCGAGCACCTGCGGGTCTTGCACCGCTTCGCGCAGGAACGCGAGCACGCCGTCGAAGCTCTCGAACGGCTGGTGGATCAGCACGTCGCCGCGCTGCAGCCGACTGAAAAACGACTGCGCACGCGACAGCGTGACCGGGTACGACGCACGATAAGGCGCATAGCGCAGGCCGGGCTCGTCCAGCAGATCGATCAGCTGCGTGAGGCGCGCGAGGTTCACCGGACCGTGCACGCGATAGAGCGATTCGGGCGGCAGGTCGAACTGCTTGAGCAGAAAGCTGGAGAGCGATTCGGCGCAACTCGCCGACACCTCGAGGCGCACCGCCTGCCCGAAATGACGGTGTTGCAGGCCCTGTCGCAGCGCCGTGCGCAGGTTGATCACGTCTTCCTCGTCGACCGCCAGGTCGGAGTGTCGGGTGACGCGGAACTGCGAAAAATCGCCCACTTCGCGCCCGGCGAACATGCTCGACAGGTGCGCCCGCACGATGCTCGACAGCGCCACGAACAGCGTCGCGCCGTCCGACACCCTGGCCGGCATGCGGATGAGGCGCGGCAGCACGCGCGGCACCTTCACGATCTGGATCGGGTTCTCCCGACCGAACGCGTCCTTGCCGCCGAGCTGCACGATGAAATTGAGCGACTTGTTCGCGACCTGCGGGAACGGGTGCGCCGGATCGAGACCGACCGGGATCAGCAGCGGCCGGACCTCGCGCTCGAAATATTCCTGCACCCACTTGCGCTGCACCGGGTTGCGCTCCCCGTGCGAAATGATGCGGATGCCGTGCTTCGCAAAGGCCGGCATCAGCTCGTTGTTGT
Proteins encoded:
- the ppk1 gene encoding polyphosphate kinase 1 — encoded protein: MPPTNAEKKAVAAPATASPPAPLVLLDRDHAILAFNERVLDWAMRADVPLIERLRYLCIVSSNLDEFFEVRAAPHLIANDASDTKGVYSVESFEALATAAHTLVGKQYALYNNELMPAFAKHGIRIISHGERNPVQRKWVQEYFEREVRPLLIPVGLDPAHPFPQVANKSLNFIVQLGGKDAFGRENPIQIVKVPRVLPRLIRMPARVSDGATLFVALSSIVRAHLSSMFAGREVGDFSQFRVTRHSDLAVDEEDVINLRTALRQGLQHRHFGQAVRLEVSASCAESLSSFLLKQFDLPPESLYRVHGPVNLARLTQLIDLLDEPGLRYAPYRASYPVTLSRAQSFFSRLQRGDVLIHQPFESFDGVLAFLREAVQDPQVLAIKQTIYRTGPNSELMDLLREAVRRGKEVTVVVELKARFDEEANINWAEMLESIGAQVVYGVVGLKTHAKMLLVTRREGKKMQRYGHLSTGNYNPQTARLYTDISHLTADPLLTADMEAVFVHLASQSKLPKLNRMWLAPFDLHKNIVAQIDALAQAARQGSSTRIVAKMNALTDEGLIAALVRAGQCGVKIDLIVRGACTLPAQVPGITDNIRVRSVIGRFLEHSRVFYFRQGDDESLYLSSADWMNRNMMRRIELAWPVTDPDLRQRLIDECLVAYLHDGCDAWDLGADGAYVRVLGDTHPEEGGASPVLEAHGAQSALMNRYGAAGLRTAGA
- the pstC gene encoding phosphate ABC transporter permease subunit PstC; the protein is MSSSPFDAAPPSSPSERPLSSTFPANATTLDLAAGRATPSSPTPAKRPRTGALTDRLFGMAAMGAALLTMLLLFGILLSLFVGAWPAISKYGLGFLTSTTWDPVKEEYGGLVMIYGTLATSFIALVIAVPVSFGIALFLTELSPSWLKRPLGTAIELLAAVPSIVYGMWGLLVFGPILSTYVQQPLQKLFEGVPYLGALVSGPPVGIGILSAGIILAIMIIPFIASVMRDVFEVTPALLKESAYGLGSTTWEVVSKVVLPYTKAGVVGGIMLGLGRALGETMAVTFVIGNANQLNSLSVFEAASSITSVLANEFAEAGAGLHQAALMYLGLVLFFITFVVLTLSKMLLAQMKKSEGKAS
- the pstS gene encoding phosphate ABC transporter substrate-binding protein PstS, translated to MKTTFKFAAAGLVAAAFVPTFAFAQNVTGAGASFPAPLYAKWAGDFNKATGTQVNYQSVGSGAGLKQIEAKTVDFGASDAPLKDEELAAKGLMQFPTVIGGVIPVVNIVGIKPGDLKLSGPVLGDIYLGKITKWNDPAIKALNGSLALPDATIAPVRRADGSGTSFLFTNYLSKVNAEWKSKVGEGTAVNWPVGTGGKGNEGVAAFVKQLPNSIGYVEYAYVKQNKMTYAQMQNAAGTIVSPDDNAFKAAAANADWNKSFYQVLTNQAGKDAWPITGATFILMHKVQDKPANATSVLKFFDWAYKSGDKTADDLDYVPMPDTVKTAIAKAWGDIKDTSGKTVAPAAAK
- a CDS encoding Ppx/GppA phosphatase family protein, with translation MQNGTRLAALDLGSNSFRLEIGQLDHGQIHRTEYLKETVRQGNGLDSQRNLTPEAMQRGWDALARFGERLAGFKRSQVRAVATQTLREARNRDEFLLRARTILGFGIDVIPGREEARLIYQGVAHMLPQTDASDRERRLVIDVGGRSTEMILGRALEAQVMESYRVGSVAWSMKHFPDGAFTIEAFRTAEIAAKAVLDDALASYTRDMWDVAYGASGTIGAVGDVLAASGATPGLVTRKGLDWLLERLLKAGSADKLRIEGMRDDRKAVIGGGVSVLRAVFDLLGIDEMRVAQGALRHGVLYELLERDEGVADLRTATVARLASRFAVDGAQARRVGETAAALFVQLDPAARSANPVGSTTSRAGRALRKLGWAAQLHELGTQVSHSDYHKHGAYILDHCDAPGFAINEMHALSLLVLGQRGKLRKLENALDDETFVMQLLSLRLAVILCHARRDPQPGALGLVAAGPRAFDVACQEGWSDAYPQSAHLLREEVLAWQKTGCRVSLTGC